A single Comamonas sp. NLF-1-9 DNA region contains:
- the rpsJ gene encoding 30S ribosomal protein S10, translating into MSKQKIRIRLKAFDYKLIDQSAAEIVDTAKRTGAIVKGPVPLPTRMKRFDILRSPHVNKTSRDQLEIRTHQRLMDIVDPTDKTVDALMKLDLPAGVDVEIKLQ; encoded by the coding sequence ATGTCCAAGCAAAAAATCCGCATTCGCCTGAAGGCGTTTGACTACAAGCTGATCGACCAGTCGGCCGCCGAGATCGTCGATACCGCCAAGCGCACGGGCGCCATCGTCAAGGGCCCCGTGCCCCTGCCCACGCGCATGAAGCGTTTCGACATCCTGCGCTCGCCGCACGTCAACAAGACCAGCCGCGACCAGCTGGAAATCCGCACGCACCAGCGCCTGATGGACATCGTCGATCCGACGGACAAGACGGTGGATGCGCTGATGAAGCTCGACCTGCCTGCCGGCGTGGACGTCGAGATCAAGCTGCAGTGA
- the rplC gene encoding 50S ribosomal protein L3: protein MSQSNSLGLLGRKVGMMRLFADDGVSIPVTVVDVSGNRVTQVKTQDNDGYVALQVTYGARKASRVTKPQAGHLAKAGVQAGQIMREFRVSSETADKYPAGSALPVTEVFAAGQKVDVQGTSIGKGYAGTIKRHNFGSQRASHGNSRSHNVPGSIGMAQDPGRVFPGKKMTGHMGDETVTTQNLDVVRVDEARQLLLIKGAVPGSKGGFVTVRPAVKALATKGAN from the coding sequence ATGAGTCAGAGCAACTCCCTGGGGTTGCTGGGGCGCAAGGTGGGCATGATGCGTCTGTTCGCCGATGACGGGGTCTCCATCCCCGTTACGGTGGTCGACGTCTCGGGCAACCGCGTTACCCAGGTCAAGACCCAGGACAACGACGGCTACGTGGCCTTGCAGGTCACCTACGGTGCGCGCAAAGCTTCGCGCGTGACCAAGCCGCAAGCAGGGCATCTCGCCAAGGCGGGCGTCCAGGCGGGGCAGATCATGCGCGAGTTTCGCGTCAGCTCCGAAACCGCGGACAAGTACCCGGCGGGCAGCGCCTTGCCGGTGACCGAGGTGTTCGCCGCAGGCCAGAAGGTGGATGTGCAAGGCACCTCCATCGGCAAGGGCTACGCCGGCACCATCAAGCGCCACAACTTCGGTTCGCAGCGCGCCTCGCACGGCAACAGCCGCTCGCACAACGTGCCCGGCTCCATCGGCATGGCGCAGGACCCCGGTCGCGTGTTCCCCGGCAAGAAGATGACCGGCCACATGGGCGACGAGACCGTGACCACCCAGAACCTGGATGTGGTGCGCGTCGACGAAGCGCGCCAGCTGCTGTTGATCAAGGGCGCCGTGCCCGGCTCCAAGGGCGGCTTCGTGACCGTGCGTCCGGCCGTCAAGGCGCTTGCAACGAAAGGAGCGAACTGA
- the rplD gene encoding 50S ribosomal protein L4 translates to MQLELLDEQGQAASKVDVPETVFDRQYNEDLIHQVVVAYRANGRQGTRAQKDRQQVRHSTRKPFKQKGTGNARAGMTSSPLWRGGGRIFPNLPDENFTHKLNKKMYRAGMASIFSQLVREGRLAVVDSIKLDSPKTKALASRFKAMNLDSVMVIAEEVDENLYLASRNLKNVFVVEPRYADPVSLVHYKKVLITKGAIDQLKEMFA, encoded by the coding sequence ATGCAGCTCGAACTCCTCGATGAACAAGGCCAGGCAGCGTCCAAGGTGGACGTGCCCGAGACCGTGTTCGACCGTCAATACAACGAAGATCTGATCCATCAGGTCGTGGTGGCCTACCGCGCCAATGGCCGTCAGGGCACGCGCGCGCAGAAGGACCGTCAGCAGGTCCGCCACTCCACGCGCAAGCCCTTCAAGCAGAAGGGCACGGGCAATGCCCGCGCCGGCATGACCTCTTCGCCGCTGTGGCGTGGGGGTGGTCGCATATTCCCGAACCTGCCGGACGAGAATTTCACGCACAAGCTCAACAAGAAGATGTACCGCGCCGGCATGGCCTCGATCTTCTCCCAGTTGGTGCGCGAAGGGCGCCTGGCGGTGGTCGATTCGATCAAGCTCGACTCGCCCAAGACCAAGGCGCTTGCCAGCCGCTTCAAGGCGATGAACCTCGATTCCGTCATGGTGATCGCCGAAGAGGTCGACGAGAACCTGTACCTTGCCTCGCGCAACCTGAAGAACGTGTTCGTGGTCGAGCCGCGCTACGCCGATCCGGTGTCGCTGGTGCACTACAAGAAGGTTCTCATCACCAAGGGCGCGATTGACCAGCTCAAGGAGATGTTTGCATGA
- the rplW gene encoding 50S ribosomal protein L23, with translation MSTSKFDEGRLMQVLIAPVVSEKATMVSEKSNVVTFKVLQGATKPEIKAAVELLFKVEVTGVSVVNVKGKTKRFGKTTGRRDNVRKAYVHLKEGQDLNLSGEAA, from the coding sequence ATGAGCACGTCCAAATTCGATGAAGGCCGTCTGATGCAGGTGCTGATTGCTCCGGTAGTGTCGGAGAAGGCGACCATGGTGTCCGAGAAGTCGAACGTGGTCACCTTCAAGGTGCTGCAGGGCGCGACCAAGCCGGAAATCAAGGCCGCGGTCGAGCTGCTTTTCAAGGTGGAAGTCACGGGCGTCTCCGTGGTCAACGTCAAGGGCAAGACCAAGCGCTTTGGCAAAACCACCGGCCGGCGCGACAACGTGCGCAAGGCCTATGTACATCTCAAGGAAGGCCAGGACCTGAACCTGTCCGGGGAGGCGGCATAA
- the rplB gene encoding 50S ribosomal protein L2 produces MAVIKIKPNTPGQRGAVKISRSHLHKGEGYAPLLEPKFQKAGRNNRGCITVRHKGGGHKHHYRVVDFVRAKDGIPAKVERIEYDPNRSAHIALVCYADGERRYIIAPRNIEVGATVVSGAEAPIRVGNTLPIRNIPVGSTIHCIELKPGKGAQIARSAGTSATLLAREGVYAQVRMRSGEVRRIHVECRATIGEVANEEHSLRQLGKAGVKRWMGIRPTVRGVAMNPIDHPQGGGEGKTGEGRHPVDPWGNLTKGYRTRNNKRTQNMIVSRRKK; encoded by the coding sequence ATGGCTGTCATCAAGATCAAACCGAATACTCCGGGCCAGCGTGGCGCGGTGAAGATTTCGCGCAGCCACCTGCACAAGGGTGAGGGCTACGCGCCGCTGCTGGAGCCCAAGTTCCAGAAGGCGGGGCGCAACAACCGCGGTTGCATCACCGTGCGCCACAAGGGCGGCGGTCACAAGCACCACTACCGCGTGGTGGACTTCGTGCGTGCCAAGGACGGCATTCCGGCCAAGGTCGAGCGCATCGAGTACGACCCGAACCGCTCGGCGCACATCGCCCTGGTGTGCTATGCCGACGGCGAGCGCCGCTACATCATTGCGCCGCGCAACATCGAAGTGGGTGCCACCGTGGTGAGCGGCGCCGAGGCGCCGATCCGCGTGGGCAACACTCTGCCGATCCGCAACATCCCCGTGGGCTCGACCATCCATTGCATCGAGCTCAAGCCGGGCAAGGGCGCACAGATTGCCCGCTCCGCCGGCACCTCGGCGACCTTGCTGGCGCGCGAAGGGGTCTACGCCCAGGTGCGCATGCGTTCGGGCGAAGTGCGCCGGATCCACGTCGAGTGTCGCGCCACCATTGGCGAAGTCGCCAACGAAGAGCACAGCCTGCGCCAGCTCGGCAAGGCCGGCGTCAAGCGCTGGATGGGCATACGCCCGACGGTGCGTGGCGTTGCCATGAACCCGATCGACCACCCGCAGGGCGGCGGCGAAGGCAAGACCGGGGAGGGACGCCACCCTGTGGACCCCTGGGGCAATCTGACCAAGGGCTACCGTACCCGCAACAACAAGCGCACACAGAACATGATCGTGTCGCGTCGCAAGAAGTAA
- the rpsS gene encoding 30S ribosomal protein S19: protein MSRSVKKGPFVDHHLLAKAEKAVATKDKKPVKTWSRRSMVLPEFIGLTIAVHNGKQHVPVYITDQMVGHKLGEFALTRTFKGHPADKKVQKK, encoded by the coding sequence ATGTCTCGCTCCGTCAAAAAGGGTCCGTTCGTCGACCATCACCTGCTGGCCAAGGCCGAGAAGGCCGTGGCAACCAAGGACAAGAAGCCCGTCAAGACCTGGTCGCGCCGCTCCATGGTGCTGCCCGAGTTCATCGGCCTGACCATTGCCGTGCACAACGGCAAGCAACACGTGCCCGTCTACATCACCGACCAGATGGTCGGCCACAAGCTCGGCGAATTTGCCCTGACGCGCACGTTCAAGGGTCACCCGGCGGACAAGAAAGTCCAGAAGAAGTAA
- the rplV gene encoding 50S ribosomal protein L22: MSETRAVLRGVRLSVDKGRLVADLIRGKKVDQALDILTFTQKKAAGIVKKVLESAIANAEHNDGADIDELKVKTIYVEQGTTLKRFTARAKGRGNRISKPTCHIYVTVGN; this comes from the coding sequence ATGTCTGAAACACGTGCAGTCCTGCGGGGCGTCCGCTTGTCCGTGGACAAGGGTCGTCTCGTGGCAGATCTCATCCGCGGCAAGAAGGTGGACCAGGCTCTCGACATCCTGACCTTCACGCAGAAAAAGGCGGCCGGCATCGTCAAGAAGGTGCTCGAATCCGCCATCGCCAACGCCGAACACAACGATGGCGCCGACATCGACGAACTGAAGGTCAAGACCATCTACGTCGAGCAGGGCACCACGCTCAAGCGCTTCACGGCGCGCGCCAAGGGCCGCGGCAACCGCATCAGCAAGCCGACGTGCCACATTTACGTGACCGTGGGCAACTGA
- the rpsC gene encoding 30S ribosomal protein S3: MGQKIHPTGFRLAVSRNWASRWYAGNRDFAGKLAEDIKVREFLRRKLKNAAVSRVLIERPAKNARITIYSARPGVVIGKKGEDIENLKKELAAMLGVPVAVNIEEVRKPEIDAKLIADSITQQLEKRIQFRRAMKRAMQNAMRLGAQGIKIMSSGRLNGIEIARTEWYREGRVPLHTLRADIDYGVSEAHTTYGAIGVKVWVYKGDTLGRGDLPAVETPREDERRPRGARRDGRRDTRGPRRAGGTNSAPVDGSDKPEGAAGTDATTVKRVAKDAPAAAAADGKGE, encoded by the coding sequence ATGGGACAAAAAATTCATCCTACCGGCTTTCGCCTCGCCGTCAGCCGCAACTGGGCCAGCCGCTGGTACGCCGGCAACCGCGATTTCGCGGGCAAACTCGCTGAAGACATCAAGGTGCGTGAGTTTCTGCGCCGCAAGCTCAAGAACGCCGCCGTCTCGCGCGTGCTGATTGAGCGCCCGGCAAAGAATGCGCGCATCACCATTTACTCGGCCCGTCCGGGCGTGGTGATTGGCAAGAAGGGCGAGGACATCGAGAACCTGAAGAAGGAACTCGCGGCCATGCTCGGCGTGCCGGTTGCGGTCAACATCGAAGAGGTGCGCAAGCCCGAAATCGACGCCAAGCTGATCGCCGACTCCATCACCCAGCAACTGGAAAAGCGTATCCAGTTCCGCCGCGCCATGAAGCGCGCGATGCAGAACGCGATGCGCCTGGGTGCCCAGGGCATCAAGATCATGTCCTCGGGGCGCCTGAACGGCATCGAAATCGCCCGCACCGAGTGGTACCGCGAAGGCCGCGTTCCGCTGCATACCCTGCGTGCCGACATCGACTACGGCGTGTCCGAAGCGCACACGACCTATGGCGCCATCGGCGTGAAGGTCTGGGTCTACAAGGGCGACACCCTCGGCCGCGGCGACCTGCCCGCTGTTGAAACCCCGCGCGAAGACGAGCGTCGTCCCCGGGGTGCGCGCCGCGATGGCCGCCGCGACACCCGCGGACCGCGCCGTGCTGGCGGCACCAATTCGGCGCCCGTGGACGGTAGCGACAAACCCGAAGGTGCCGCTGGCACCGACGCAACCACCGTTAAGCGCGTTGCCAAGGACGCGCCCGCTGCTGCAGCGGCGGACGGCAAAGGAGAATAA
- the rplP gene encoding 50S ribosomal protein L16, with protein sequence MLQPARRKFRKEQKGRNTGIATRGNTVSFGDFGLKCTDRGRLTARQIEAARRAISRHVKRGGRIWIRVFPDKPISNKPAEVRMGSGKGNPEYYVAEIQPGKVVFEIVGVPEELAREAFRLAAAKLPLRTTFVSRHIGA encoded by the coding sequence ATGCTGCAACCTGCTCGCCGCAAGTTCCGCAAGGAACAAAAAGGCCGCAACACGGGCATCGCCACCCGTGGCAATACCGTGTCCTTCGGTGACTTCGGCCTCAAGTGCACCGACCGCGGCCGCCTGACGGCCCGCCAGATCGAAGCCGCACGTCGTGCGATTTCCCGCCATGTCAAGCGTGGCGGACGCATCTGGATCCGCGTGTTTCCGGACAAGCCCATTTCCAACAAGCCCGCCGAAGTGCGCATGGGCAGCGGCAAGGGCAATCCGGAGTACTACGTGGCCGAGATCCAGCCGGGCAAGGTGGTTTTCGAGATCGTTGGCGTCCCTGAGGAGCTGGCGCGCGAAGCCTTCCGCCTGGCTGCGGCCAAGCTTCCGCTGCGCACCACCTTCGTCTCTCGCCATATTGGCGCGTAA
- the rpmC gene encoding 50S ribosomal protein L29 — protein sequence MTKAAELRQKDVSALLDEVKSLQKAHFGLRMQKATQQLGNTATLKTTRRDIARAKTILAEKQAAK from the coding sequence ATGACGAAAGCCGCTGAACTCCGCCAGAAGGATGTGAGTGCTCTGTTGGACGAAGTGAAGTCGCTGCAAAAGGCCCACTTCGGCCTGCGCATGCAAAAGGCAACCCAGCAACTGGGCAATACCGCTACCCTCAAGACGACGCGCCGCGACATCGCGCGCGCCAAAACCATACTTGCTGAAAAGCAGGCCGCCAAGTAA
- the rpsQ gene encoding 30S ribosomal protein S17, giving the protein MTEAKTSLKRTLVGKVVSDKRAKTVTVLVERRVKHPIYDKIVIRSSKFHAHDENGEYKQGDTVEIAESRPLSKTKNWVVTRLVQKATLV; this is encoded by the coding sequence ATGACGGAAGCAAAGACATCCCTCAAGCGCACCTTGGTTGGCAAGGTGGTCAGCGACAAGCGTGCAAAGACGGTCACCGTTCTGGTGGAGCGCCGCGTGAAGCACCCGATCTACGACAAGATCGTGATCCGCTCGAGCAAATTCCATGCTCACGACGAGAACGGCGAGTACAAGCAGGGCGACACGGTGGAGATCGCCGAAAGCCGTCCGCTGTCCAAGACCAAGAACTGGGTGGTGACCCGCCTGGTGCAAAAGGCCACCTTGGTCTGA
- a CDS encoding GNAT family N-acetyltransferase: MALAKELFREYALSLDVDLSLQGLEEEIAGLPGEYAPPRGCLYLAEVDGSVAGCCALRPIDDCDYPNAAEMKRLYVRKAFRGFGLGRALAEAIVQEASRQGYATVLLDTLDDMEAARSLYEELGFVEIAPYYHSPFPGAHYLKATLG, encoded by the coding sequence ATGGCGCTTGCCAAAGAGCTGTTCAGGGAGTACGCGCTGTCTCTGGACGTGGACCTGAGCCTGCAGGGCCTGGAAGAGGAGATCGCCGGACTGCCCGGCGAGTACGCACCGCCCCGCGGCTGTCTGTATCTCGCGGAAGTGGATGGCAGCGTTGCGGGCTGCTGCGCGCTGCGCCCTATCGACGACTGTGATTACCCAAACGCGGCGGAGATGAAGCGGCTTTACGTGCGCAAGGCGTTTCGCGGCTTCGGCCTGGGGCGGGCTCTCGCAGAGGCCATCGTGCAAGAGGCCAGCCGCCAGGGCTATGCCACGGTGCTGCTCGATACCCTGGACGACATGGAGGCGGCGCGCTCCTTGTATGAGGAGCTGGGTTTCGTCGAGATTGCGCCCTACTACCACAGCCCCTTCCCGGGAGCGCACTACCTCAAGGCGACCTTGGGCTGA
- a CDS encoding PTS sugar transporter subunit IIA has protein sequence MKTCIVLFAHAPLASALRSCVLHVFPECESEVLALDVPPCAHPAQMHDAAQALMSRSGAQQFLLVSDVVGATPHNIACGLVHEPTSGLITGANLPMLLRAVNYRHEGLDALIERALAGGRQGMLRPQPQTSCAHP, from the coding sequence ATGAAGACCTGTATCGTCCTGTTCGCCCATGCGCCCTTGGCCAGTGCCTTGCGCTCCTGTGTGCTGCATGTGTTCCCGGAATGCGAGTCGGAGGTGTTGGCGCTGGATGTGCCGCCCTGCGCGCACCCGGCGCAGATGCACGATGCCGCGCAGGCCTTGATGAGCCGCAGCGGTGCGCAGCAGTTCCTGCTGGTATCGGACGTAGTCGGCGCCACACCGCACAACATCGCCTGTGGACTGGTGCATGAGCCGACATCCGGCCTGATCACCGGGGCGAACCTGCCGATGTTGCTGCGCGCCGTCAACTACCGCCATGAAGGCCTAGATGCGCTGATCGAGCGGGCACTGGCCGGCGGTAGACAGGGGATGCTGCGACCGCAGCCGCAAACGAGCTGCGCCCACCCGTAG
- a CDS encoding HPr family phosphocarrier protein produces the protein MIKAKVTIVNRLGLHARASAKLTKLANSFDCQVWLSRGDRRVNAKSIMGVMLLAAGMGTEVELETDGAQEQLAMQSLRALIADKFGEGE, from the coding sequence GTGATCAAGGCCAAGGTAACCATCGTCAACAGGCTGGGATTGCATGCGCGCGCGTCGGCCAAGCTGACCAAGCTTGCCAACAGCTTCGACTGCCAGGTCTGGCTCAGCCGCGGCGATCGGCGGGTCAACGCCAAGAGCATCATGGGCGTGATGCTACTGGCGGCGGGCATGGGCACGGAAGTGGAACTGGAAACCGATGGCGCGCAGGAGCAGCTCGCCATGCAAAGCCTGCGGGCCTTGATCGCCGACAAGTTCGGCGAAGGCGAATAA
- the ptsP gene encoding phosphoenolpyruvate--protein phosphotransferase: MGARIKGLSVTPGIAQGRAVLIQRSAGEIARYRLDGARREAELARLAAARDAVVRELQALQTRLPQGAPMELAALLDVHLQLLHDEALVGAIRHWISDHGYNAEWALATQMEVLARQFDAMDDPYLRERKADLEQVVERLLHHLNEGLGIEHLAGSDEPRILIARDLSPADLLHYRDGVFAGFATDMGTATSHTTIVARSMGIPAVVAVRGISERVNPDDWVIIDSEAGLVVVNPDACERAAYAERAATLAQDNRELESLVVLPSRTLDGVMVQLLANIEGPHDVPAALRAGAQGVGLLRSEFLFMNRKGALPGEDEQYEAYRGVVQGMGGRPVTIRTVDIGADKPLGPVVRPVAANPALGLRAIRWSLADPEMFRTQLRAILRAAVLGPVKLLFPMVSHQEQLDQALAQLQIARDELAARKVAAGDVQVGAMVEVPAAALLADEFLRCVDFLSIGTNDLIQYTLAIDRTDESVAYLYTPTHPAVLRLVASVIASAERAGKEVAICGEMAGDVQTTRLLLGLGLKSFSMQPSQIPRVKQQLVQSDVAALKAWANAVVHSAQPHAMLAQGPSV; this comes from the coding sequence ATGGGCGCTCGCATCAAAGGGCTCTCGGTCACGCCCGGCATCGCCCAGGGCCGGGCAGTCCTGATACAGCGCAGCGCCGGCGAGATTGCGCGCTACCGGCTGGATGGCGCGCGACGAGAGGCCGAATTGGCGCGTCTCGCCGCAGCGCGCGACGCCGTCGTGCGCGAATTGCAGGCGCTGCAGACCCGACTGCCGCAGGGGGCGCCCATGGAGCTCGCCGCGCTGCTCGATGTGCATTTGCAACTGCTGCACGATGAAGCCCTCGTCGGTGCGATCCGGCACTGGATTTCCGACCACGGCTACAACGCGGAATGGGCGCTGGCGACGCAGATGGAGGTCTTGGCGCGCCAGTTCGACGCCATGGACGACCCCTACCTGCGTGAGCGCAAGGCGGATCTTGAGCAGGTGGTGGAGCGCCTGCTGCACCACCTCAATGAGGGCCTGGGCATTGAGCATCTGGCAGGAAGCGATGAGCCGCGCATCCTGATAGCGCGCGATCTCTCTCCCGCGGATTTGCTGCACTATCGCGACGGTGTCTTCGCCGGTTTTGCCACGGATATGGGCACGGCGACCAGCCATACGACCATCGTCGCGCGCAGCATGGGCATACCCGCAGTGGTTGCGGTGCGCGGCATCAGCGAGCGGGTAAATCCGGACGACTGGGTCATCATCGACAGTGAGGCGGGCCTTGTCGTTGTCAACCCCGACGCTTGCGAGCGCGCGGCCTACGCCGAGCGGGCCGCAACCCTCGCGCAGGACAACCGCGAGTTGGAGAGCCTGGTCGTGCTGCCATCGCGCACTCTCGATGGCGTGATGGTTCAACTGCTGGCCAATATCGAAGGGCCGCACGACGTGCCTGCGGCCCTGCGTGCGGGCGCGCAAGGCGTGGGACTGCTGCGCAGCGAGTTCCTGTTCATGAACCGCAAGGGAGCGCTGCCAGGCGAAGACGAGCAGTACGAGGCATACCGCGGCGTCGTGCAAGGGATGGGCGGGCGGCCTGTGACAATACGCACGGTCGATATCGGTGCAGACAAGCCGCTCGGCCCCGTGGTCCGCCCGGTCGCGGCAAACCCCGCACTCGGCCTGCGGGCGATACGCTGGAGCCTGGCCGATCCGGAGATGTTCCGTACGCAGCTGCGCGCCATTCTCCGTGCGGCCGTACTCGGCCCGGTCAAGCTGCTGTTCCCTATGGTCAGCCATCAGGAGCAGCTCGATCAGGCGCTGGCACAGTTGCAAATCGCACGCGACGAGCTTGCCGCGCGCAAAGTGGCCGCAGGCGACGTGCAGGTGGGCGCCATGGTCGAGGTGCCGGCTGCGGCGTTGCTGGCCGATGAATTTCTGCGCTGTGTCGACTTTCTGTCGATTGGCACCAACGACCTGATCCAGTACACGCTGGCCATCGATCGCACGGACGAATCCGTCGCCTACCTCTATACGCCCACGCATCCGGCTGTGCTCAGGCTGGTCGCATCGGTGATCGCCAGTGCAGAGCGTGCAGGCAAGGAGGTCGCTATCTGCGGCGAAATGGCCGGCGACGTGCAGACCACGCGACTGCTGCTCGGGCTCGGGCTCAAGTCGTTTTCCATGCAGCCATCCCAGATACCACGGGTCAAACAGCAGCTTGTGCAGAGTGACGTGGCGGCACTGAAGGCCTGGGCGAATGCGGTGGTGCACTCGGCCCAGCCGCACGCCATGCTTGCGCAAGGACCCAGCGTCTAG
- the lipB gene encoding lipoyl(octanoyl) transferase LipB, which produces MQAFTLSRKPDTADALWICEHKPVFTQGVAGKPEHVLHPGDIPVIATNRGGQVTYHGPGQVVAYPLMDLRRAGYYVKEYVYRIEEAVIGTLADFGITGHRVAGAPGIYVRLSEPASHALLPQRPQLRRPGSPAPTPDFTDVGKIAAIGIKVTNHCTYHGLALNVAMDLQAFQRIHPCGYVGLQTVDLASVGVRASWIDVARQLAVHLQRRLQP; this is translated from the coding sequence ATGCAGGCTTTCACCCTTTCGCGCAAGCCTGATACGGCTGATGCGCTATGGATTTGCGAGCATAAACCGGTTTTTACCCAGGGCGTGGCCGGCAAGCCCGAACACGTGCTGCATCCCGGAGACATCCCGGTGATCGCGACCAACCGCGGTGGACAAGTCACTTACCACGGTCCTGGGCAGGTCGTCGCCTACCCCTTGATGGACCTGCGGCGAGCGGGCTATTACGTCAAGGAATACGTGTACCGGATCGAAGAGGCGGTGATCGGCACGCTGGCGGATTTCGGCATCACCGGCCACCGGGTCGCCGGCGCGCCGGGGATTTACGTGCGCCTGAGCGAACCCGCCAGCCACGCGCTGCTGCCCCAGCGCCCGCAGTTGCGCCGACCCGGCAGCCCCGCGCCTACGCCGGACTTCACCGACGTGGGCAAGATCGCCGCCATCGGTATCAAGGTTACCAACCACTGCACCTACCACGGACTGGCACTCAACGTGGCAATGGACTTGCAAGCCTTTCAGCGCATTCACCCCTGCGGCTACGTCGGCCTGCAGACGGTGGATCTCGCGAGCGTGGGCGTGCGGGCCTCCTGGATCGACGTGGCCCGTCAGCTGGCAGTGCATCTGCAACGTCGGCTGCAGCCCTGA
- a CDS encoding YbeD family protein, whose amino-acid sequence MAKAPPPLAIIGSEHPSSAQESLIQYPSAFPIKVMGARAEGFVGAVTEIAHRFDPDFDASTVELRPSRQGHYLAVTITVTATSREQLDDMYRALTSHPMVKVVL is encoded by the coding sequence ATGGCCAAAGCACCCCCCCCACTCGCGATCATCGGCAGCGAGCACCCGTCGTCGGCACAGGAGAGCCTCATCCAGTACCCGAGCGCGTTTCCGATCAAGGTCATGGGAGCGCGCGCCGAGGGGTTCGTGGGAGCGGTGACGGAGATCGCACACCGCTTTGATCCCGATTTTGACGCGAGCACCGTAGAGCTGCGGCCCAGCCGCCAGGGCCACTACCTCGCGGTAACCATCACGGTGACCGCCACCAGCCGCGAGCAGCTCGATGACATGTACCGGGCCCTGACCTCGCACCCCATGGTCAAAGTCGTGCTGTGA
- a CDS encoding ATP synthase subunit I, with product MSSDASEGGQSRGGIASGLETGKTRDAEDDFKALTPEEARQWRLRHPQMPVSRALRWQLIVGVVAASVTGLLTRRPELAWSVAYGALAGFLPAAIAAAGTMRWARPGFPPTAALAGLLVWEVVKLVLTAGLLLAAPRFLGAPNWPALLIGLVLTIKMYWVGLLWVRPLKSGKAQTQKEHTDGC from the coding sequence GTGTCCAGCGATGCGAGTGAGGGCGGCCAGAGCCGCGGCGGGATTGCAAGCGGGTTGGAGACCGGCAAGACGCGCGACGCCGAGGACGATTTCAAGGCCTTGACGCCTGAAGAAGCCAGGCAATGGCGCTTGCGCCATCCGCAGATGCCGGTATCCCGGGCGCTGCGATGGCAGCTGATCGTCGGGGTGGTGGCAGCGTCGGTGACGGGTCTGTTGACACGTCGTCCAGAGCTTGCATGGTCTGTGGCCTATGGGGCCTTGGCGGGTTTTCTGCCGGCCGCCATTGCGGCGGCAGGAACCATGCGCTGGGCTCGGCCGGGTTTTCCGCCGACCGCGGCGCTGGCGGGCCTGCTGGTGTGGGAGGTGGTCAAGCTGGTCTTGACGGCGGGGTTGCTGCTGGCGGCCCCGAGATTTCTGGGTGCGCCGAACTGGCCGGCTTTGCTGATCGGTTTGGTGCTGACAATCAAGATGTACTGGGTTGGTCTCCTCTGGGTCCGGCCGCTGAAGTCTGGCAAGGCGCAGACGCAGAAAGAGCATACCGATGGCTGTTGA